The following DNA comes from Brassica oleracea var. oleracea cultivar TO1000 chromosome C5, BOL, whole genome shotgun sequence.
AAACCTCGTTGATTCTTATATTTCTAACAGAATTAGGAAAAATAAAGGCTATTATGGTGTCAAAGGCACGCTGCACAACAAAAATCTCCTATAAATACCGAAACTCCATGCAGGCAAAAGTAGAAGCTTAACTCACGATTAAAGTAAAAAAAAAAGATGGGTCCAACCTCTCTTCTCTCCTTCTTTTTCACATTTTTGACCCTCTTCCATGGCTTCACTGCTCAGCAGTGGCCCAACGAGTGCCAGCTCGACCAACTCAATGCACTCGAGCCGAGTCAGATCATCAAGAGTGAGGGTGGTCGCATTGAGGTCTGGGACCACCATGCACCTCAGCTCCGTTGCTCTGGCTTCGCCTTTGAGCGTTTCGTCATTGAGCCTCAGGGTCTTTACTTGCCCACTTTCTTGAACGCCGGCAAACTCACGTTCGTCGTTCACGGTGCGTTTCCGTTAACTAACATATCGTCGATCCATATATTTAATTATAGTGTGTTACCAGAATTTCTGTATGTTTTTTTATTCATATAATTTTCTATTTCATGAATAATAGTAACCTACAAAATCAAATATACAAATCTATAAGGGTAATAAAATGTGTGTGTATATATTTAATTTTACTATATAAATAATAGTCAACATAAAACTGGTTTGATTATTAGAATAAGTTTGAGGTTAGTTGTGTAAACTTTAGGTTTGTTCTTCTGATGTTTTTAAGTTAAGACTATACGTACGGTAACCAAATGAAAAGTTATTCTCCGGTTCAGATCGGTTTATTTTTGTTTCATTTGGATTGAGCATTCTAATTTCCTTTTTTTTTAATGTTTTGAATAATATTTTTTCCTGTTATAATGAAATAGGACATGCTCTAATGGGAAAAGTGACTCCTGGATGCGCCGAGACATTCATGGACTCTCCTGTATTTGGACAAGGACAGGGCCAGGAACAAGGTCAGGGACAGGGTCAGGGTCAAGGCCAGGGTTTCCGTGACATGCACCAGAAAGTAGAGCACCTACGGTGCGGTGACACCATAGCGACACCACCTGGTGTAGCTCAATGGTTCTACAACAATGGAAATGAGCCTCTCATTCTTGTTGCAGCCGCTGACATCGCAAATAACCTGAACCAGCTTGACCGCAACCTCAGAGTAAGTCTAACAACAACAAAAGAAACACGAAAACGATTTTTTTCCTTAAGAGTGAACATTTTTCGGTTTGTGGTTGGAATAGTTCTTTTTCTTATCGAGAATAAAACTTTTTTTTTTTTGGTTAGCCCTCAACTACTTTTTATAGAAAACAAAGTATTAACATGATAGTTAGTATTAACTTCTAAGAAGATATTGTTTAAACAATTTATAGGACTCGAACATTTATATATCTGCTCGTTGTTCTTAGTTTATATTATTGTATATAATCGATTTAAAAATTGATAAACTCAAATGATTCACATATATTAGCTTTAAATCGACTTTTAATTTACCACCCCCCCCCCCAAAAATTAACCGAAAAATTAATAANNNNNNNNNNNNNNNNNNNNNNNNNNNNNNNNNNNNNNNNNNNNNNNNNNNNNNNNNNNNNNNNNNNNNNNCCCCCCCCCCCAATAATTAACCGAAAAATTAATAATCATATTTTTATGTTGAACTGCAGCCGTTTTTGTTAGCCGGAAACAACCCACAAGGACAGCAATGGCTACAAGGCCGACAGCAACAGAAACAAAACAACATCTTCAATGGCTTCGCACCTCAGATCTTGGCTCAAGCCTTTAAAATCAGCGTCGAGACAGCTCAAAAACTTCAAAACCAGCAAGTCAACCGTGGCAACATCGTCAAGGTCCAAGGTCAATTCGGCGTCATTAGACCACCCTTGAGACAAGGCCAAGGCGGTCAGCAACCACAGGAAGAAGGTAATGGTTTGGAGGAGACTTTGTGCACAATGCGATGCACTGAAAACCTTGATGACCCGTCAAGTGCTGATGTCTACAAGCCATCGCTCGGATACATTAGCACACTCAACAGCTACAATCTCCCTATCCTCAGATTCCTCCGCCTTAGCGCTCTTCGTGGCTCCATCCATAACGTAACCTCCACGAAACTTTTATTTAAATTTGTACTGACATTTTTTTCCCAAAAAAATAAATAATTAATTTCACAATTTGGATAAACAACGCAGAACGCTATGGTGCTACCACAATGGAACGTGAACGCAAACGCGGCGCTCTACGTGACAAAGGGGAAGGCTCATATACAGATGGTGAACGACAACGGACAAAGAGTGTTCGACCAAGAGATCTCCAAGGGACAGTTACTTGTCGTGCCACAAGGCTTCGC
Coding sequences within:
- the LOC106294611 gene encoding cruciferin CRU4, with product MGPTSLLSFFFTFLTLFHGFTAQQWPNECQLDQLNALEPSQIIKSEGGRIEVWDHHAPQLRCSGFAFERFVIEPQGLYLPTFLNAGKLTFVVHGHALMGKVTPGCAETFMDSPVFGQGQGQEQGQGQGQGQGQGFRDMHQKVEHLRCGDTIATPPGVAQWFYNNGNEPLILVAAADIANNLNQLDRNLRPFLLAGNNPQGQQWLQGRQQQKQNNIFNGFAPQILAQAFKISVETAQKLQNQQVNRGNIVKVQGQFGVIRPPLRQGQGGQQPQEEGNGLEETLCTMRCTENLDDPSSADVYKPSLGYISTLNSYNLPILRFLRLSALRGSIHNNAMVLPQWNVNANAALYVTKGKAHIQMVNDNGQRVFDQEISKGQLLVVPQGFAVVKRATSQQFQWIEFKSNDNAQINTLAGRTSVMRGLPLEVISNGYQISPQEARSVKFSTLETTLTQSSGPMGYGMPRVEA